In Populus trichocarpa isolate Nisqually-1 chromosome 7, P.trichocarpa_v4.1, whole genome shotgun sequence, the following proteins share a genomic window:
- the LOC7462562 gene encoding auxin-responsive protein SAUR71: MKQLIRRLSRVADSSQYSLLRPNSQSTPSTTNARRRSGGSRSAHRRGADKPVPEGHVPVYVGDEMERFTVSAELLNRPVFIWLLNKSAQEYGYEQRGVLRIPCHVLVFERVIESLRLGLESSDLEDLLGSLFTSEDYL; this comes from the coding sequence ATGAAGCAGCTAATTCGCCGCCTCTCCAGGGTTGCGGACTCCTCTCAATATAGCCTTCTACGCCCGAATTCTCAATCCACCCCCTCCACAACCAACGCTCGCCGGAGATCAGGCGGCTCGAGGTCGGCCCACCGGCGAGGAGCCGACAAGCCGGTGCCTGAGGGGCACGTACCGGTGTATGTTGGCGATGAGATGGAGCGGTTTACGGTGAGTGCTGAGCTATTGAACCGCCCGGTCTTCATATGGCTTCTGAACAAGTCGGCTCAAGAATACGGGTACGAGCAGAGAGGAGTGCTGAGAATTCCATGTCACGTGCTGGTTTTTGAACGAGTTATAGAGTCGCTGAGACTCGGGCTTGAGTCAAGTGACCTTGAGGATCTACTTGGTTCTTTGTTCACCTCCGAGGACTATTTGTGA